From the Lolium rigidum isolate FL_2022 chromosome 2, APGP_CSIRO_Lrig_0.1, whole genome shotgun sequence genome, one window contains:
- the LOC124686765 gene encoding protein MONOCULM 1-like: protein MLEPPEPDDDAAPPPSRTLAAASPRGLVLACAGLLHRGDLEGARRIAGAVLSSADPRGDAADRLAHHFARALVLRADEGHGGGAPAVVGAGPASSTAYLAYNKIAPFLRFAHLTANQAILEAAAAARRVHIVDLDAAHGVQWPPLLQAICDRADANLGPPEVRITGAGPDRDVLLRTGDRLRAFASSLNLPFRFHPLLLPCTGQLAADPATGLELHPDETLAVNCVSFLHRLSRDGELAAFLRWVRSMNPAVVTVAEREGSAGGRDDDDDLPRRVAAAMDFYSAVFDALEATVPPGSAERLSVEQEILGTEIDAVVAGPGGGGGRPRGFEEWAAAAHAAGLSPQPASTFAAAQARLLLRLHYPSEGYAAEEAGGACFLGWQTRTLMSVSSWH, encoded by the coding sequence ATGCTCGAACCACCCGAgcccgacgacgacgccgccccaccgccatcgcgaacgcTGGCCGCCGCTTCGCCAAGAGGGCTCGTCCTCGCTTGCGCTGGCCTGTTGCATCGCGGGGACCTCGAGGGGGCACGGCGCATAGCGGGCGCCGTGCTCTCCAGTGCCGACCCCCGGGGCGACGCGGCCGACCGGCTCGCGCACCACTTCGCCCGAGCGCTAGTTCTACGGGCCGACGAGggacacggcggcggcgcgccagcGGTCGTTGGCGCGGGGCCGGCCTCGTCCACGGCGTACCTGGCGTACAACAAGATCGCGCCTTTCCTGCGGTTCGCGCACCTGACGGCCAACCAGGCGATcctagaggccgccgccgccgcccggcgcgTGCACATCGTGGACCTCGACGCTGCGCACGGCGTGCAGTGGCCGCCGCTCCTGCAGGCCATCTGCGACCGCGCCGACGCCAACCTCGGCCCGCCCGAGGTCAGGATCACCGGCGCCGGGCCCGACCGCGACGTGCTACTCCGCACCGGCGACCGCCTCCGCGCCTTCGCCAGCTCCCTCAACCTCCCATTCCGCTTCCACCCGCTACTTCTGCCTTGCACGGGCCAGCTCGCGGCCGACCCGGCCACTGGCCTTGAgctgcacccggacgagacgctgGCCGTCAACTGCGTGTCGTTCCTCCACAGGCTCTCACGGGACGGCGAGCTCGCCGCGTTCTTGAGGTGGGTCCGTTCGATGAACCCCGCCGTGGTGACCGTCGCTGAGAGGGAAGGAAGCGCAGGTGggagagacgacgacgacgacctgccgcggCGAGTGGCCGCGGCAATGGATTTCTACTCGGCGGTGTTCGACGCGCTGGAGGCCACGGTGCCGCCGGGCAGCGCGGAACGGCTGTCAGTGGAGCAGGAGATCCTCGGCACGGAGATCGACGCGGTGGTGGccggccccggcggcggcggcggccggccccgcGGCTTCGAGGAGTGGGCGGCGGCCGCGCACGCCGCGGGGCTCTcgccgcagccggcgagcacgttTGCGGCCGCACAGGCGAGGCTGCTGCTACGCCTGCACTACCCGTCGGAGGGGtatgcggcggaggaggccggcggcgcgtgCTTTCTTGGCTGGCAGACGCGGACGCTCATGTCCGTCTCGTCGTGGCACTAG